The following coding sequences lie in one Alicyclobacillus curvatus genomic window:
- a CDS encoding ECF transporter S component codes for MNRRHLAALLLTLAILSVGVCTWLRFPWWAELVIVLALGIYALLEWYEHFAADAKHIALVATLSALGAVGRTAVQGVPGVQPATFLVIASGYAFGPVVGAAVGVFTAVGSDLFLGEGGWTPWHVVAWGLAGITSGLLRHVVNRYSKSLMAVYGIVWGYLFGWIMNTWLLLGGTAVSFHTYWLLCIASFWFDTLHAVTTGALLLLIGKQVDTVLTRFRKRMTVTRVSA; via the coding sequence GTGAACCGCAGACACTTGGCTGCGCTCCTTTTGACACTCGCCATTCTCAGTGTGGGCGTCTGCACATGGCTTCGCTTTCCGTGGTGGGCCGAGCTGGTGATTGTCCTCGCTCTCGGCATATATGCATTGCTCGAGTGGTATGAGCACTTTGCTGCCGACGCAAAACACATTGCCCTGGTCGCAACCCTGTCCGCGCTTGGAGCGGTTGGCAGAACGGCAGTGCAGGGCGTCCCTGGAGTTCAGCCTGCGACTTTCTTGGTGATTGCCAGCGGGTATGCGTTTGGTCCTGTGGTGGGGGCGGCGGTTGGGGTGTTTACGGCTGTCGGATCGGACTTATTTCTCGGCGAAGGGGGGTGGACACCCTGGCACGTGGTGGCCTGGGGACTCGCAGGCATCACGAGTGGTTTGTTGCGACATGTGGTCAATCGCTACAGCAAGAGCCTGATGGCCGTTTACGGCATTGTCTGGGGATATCTGTTTGGCTGGATTATGAACACTTGGCTCCTCCTTGGCGGCACTGCCGTCAGTTTCCACACATATTGGCTTCTTTGCATCGCGAGTTTTTGGTTCGACACGCTCCACGCCGTGACGACGGGGGCCTTGTTACTTCTGATTGGTAAACAAGTTGACACGGTTCTTACGCGTTTTCGCAAGCGCATGACTGTGACCCGTGTGAGTGCGTAA
- a CDS encoding ABC transporter ATP-binding protein — MPILTVHDLSYTYGGAETKALREVSLTVDAGEWVVLQGITGSGKSTLLKTIIGACPEFYGGTIAGTVTVAGTPVHEMNAATRLQTIGFVGQDPEAQSVYFAADREVAFALENLGTSEADMPWRVAEALELVGLSEAAHRSTSELSGGERQRLALAAALVHQPKVLLLDEATSQLDPLASQDLLDRLRRLQHDFGMTIILSEHRLDAAYSLADRVVYLDGGQVKFSGTARQAAGWIGLHQRRQAPSLSRLFPELDAPILSVREGRRYLETSAGEGKSGCVQQKDTTPPEKHPAASKDVLPLITVDKVTVVYPRADKPALRECSLTVPGGAVTAVIGPNGSGKSTLLRLLAGLIKPGRGRVVFHNRDVRVGYLPQKPSDLFSQLTVRDELRLGLKLQRRSETEIEARTQSVVHDLAMGDLLSRAPRDLSGGEQMRVAIASVLMDEPTVLLLDEPTRGLDAQQKERVGELLQMLTGQGVTILVVSHDMELIADVAEHVIFLFGGQSSLEGGARQVFAKALYFSPPVARVFRGFDDTVLSLSDAIQKGWAK; from the coding sequence GTGCCAATCCTCACAGTGCATGACCTTAGTTATACGTATGGCGGTGCAGAAACCAAGGCCCTGCGAGAAGTCTCACTGACCGTGGATGCGGGCGAGTGGGTGGTTTTGCAAGGCATCACAGGGTCGGGCAAATCAACCCTCCTCAAGACCATCATTGGCGCGTGCCCGGAGTTTTACGGTGGCACGATTGCAGGTACGGTCACTGTTGCAGGGACCCCCGTTCATGAGATGAATGCGGCAACACGGCTTCAAACCATCGGGTTTGTAGGCCAAGACCCAGAGGCGCAGTCGGTCTACTTTGCAGCGGACAGAGAGGTGGCCTTTGCGCTTGAGAACCTTGGCACGAGCGAAGCAGATATGCCATGGCGGGTTGCCGAGGCCCTGGAGTTGGTTGGGCTGTCGGAGGCAGCACATCGCTCCACGAGTGAGCTGTCTGGCGGCGAACGGCAGCGGCTTGCACTCGCTGCAGCGTTGGTCCATCAACCGAAGGTTCTCTTGCTTGATGAAGCGACGTCACAGCTCGATCCGCTCGCAAGTCAAGACCTCCTCGACCGCCTGCGACGACTCCAACATGATTTTGGCATGACAATCATACTCTCGGAGCACCGACTGGATGCGGCGTATTCGCTGGCCGATAGAGTGGTTTACCTCGACGGTGGACAAGTCAAGTTCTCGGGAACGGCGCGGCAAGCGGCAGGGTGGATAGGACTTCACCAGAGGAGACAAGCCCCGAGTCTTTCGAGGCTGTTTCCGGAGTTGGATGCTCCCATTTTATCTGTCCGTGAAGGTAGGCGGTATCTAGAAACATCCGCTGGCGAGGGCAAATCTGGATGCGTTCAACAAAAGGATACCACTCCCCCAGAGAAGCACCCCGCTGCGTCAAAGGACGTTTTGCCACTTATCACTGTCGACAAGGTCACGGTCGTCTATCCTCGGGCTGACAAACCCGCGCTCCGTGAGTGTTCACTCACGGTCCCGGGAGGTGCGGTGACGGCAGTCATCGGCCCGAACGGATCGGGCAAATCCACACTGCTACGCCTACTCGCAGGGCTCATCAAACCTGGACGAGGACGGGTAGTGTTTCACAATCGTGACGTCCGGGTAGGGTATTTGCCGCAGAAGCCGTCAGACCTTTTCAGTCAGTTGACGGTTCGAGACGAATTGCGACTGGGCCTCAAATTGCAGCGCAGATCTGAAACGGAGATTGAAGCCCGCACGCAGAGCGTCGTCCATGACCTTGCCATGGGGGACTTGTTGTCTCGTGCGCCACGCGACTTGTCTGGGGGCGAACAGATGCGGGTGGCGATTGCGAGTGTGCTGATGGACGAACCAACGGTTCTGCTGCTTGACGAACCGACACGGGGACTTGACGCACAGCAGAAAGAGCGCGTGGGCGAACTCCTGCAAATGTTGACCGGACAGGGTGTGACCATCCTGGTGGTTTCACACGACATGGAACTCATCGCAGACGTGGCAGAGCACGTGATTTTCCTCTTTGGCGGTCAATCGAGCCTTGAAGGGGGCGCCAGACAAGTATTTGCAAAGGCTCTGTATTTCTCTCCGCCGGTGGCTCGTGTGTTCCGCGGATTTGACGACACGGTGCTCTCGCTTTCCGATGCGATACAGAAGGGGTGGGCAAAGTGA